The following coding sequences are from one Sesamum indicum cultivar Zhongzhi No. 13 linkage group LG11, S_indicum_v1.0, whole genome shotgun sequence window:
- the LOC105173845 gene encoding TORTIFOLIA1-like protein 2 — protein MKTHVNMLKGKAPSRVGNQQAVFELKQRVVLALNKLADRDTYQLGVEELEKTIECLTPDGFAPFLSCILDTDSEKKSSVRKECIRLMGTLATFHEGLVGPHLGKMVASIVKRLKDSDSVVRDACVETVGILASKLSSSRVETDGLFVILVRPLFEALGEQNKHVQSGSALCLSRVIDNIHDPPASVMQKMLARTVKLLKNPHFMAKPAVIELNRSIILAGGAPSHSSLTAALTSIQESLKNSDWVTRKAACAALGDIGSCGAACLGSYRISSIRCLESCRFDKVKPVRDVALQALQLWKNLPGPGTPEPSETGSSVKETSYRDDYGDVTCAIDSTLKDNTPMKFDNELAKKRAPLSSRKAGRTYIEKSLQSGTNEWQIEIAIPRNRNISVAENQNDESEGSSVTKRCERINSDVKSISNIGYEYVEVDDKQECSSVSNLFTESIKSEVVKNHCDAFDDANLVKSTGTSQRFAADEVSIEERRYLAKVHDRRSLDSTVTESTSQIMPVCCSQTEKEIVLIRKHLLEIENKQSNLMDMLKAFTTSITDSVSMVQSKVSNLEIVVSKMAQELVHGGRYSDVLATKLLKGTPSISSPRLSTCTPRPSVDSNKQPPLLPTKHAGVWENTVSRSRSNSFGKQNSDMWTDATLKPTKSSLGRGTSASFYREIHEDLMRQNGVRDPGLPTKARVNKLDTKSRPLKVMNDYFCDGDLDSEYAEALCSRNELHLFELLERTGPVLENLSQKTASDLLSTLASYLLEQRFVNSVVPWLQQLVDLINIHGPTYVVLSTKAKRDLLYAIQGAAKFDVFGPAERKFFIEISKALHQFWGNGSC, from the exons ATGAAGACACATGTTAATATGCTGAAAGGAAAGGCACCTTCAAGGGTGGGTAATCAGCAAGCAGTTTTTGAGCTGAAACAGCGTGTAGTCCTTGCACTTAACAAGCTTGCAGATAGGGATACTTACCAACTTGGAGTAGAAGAGCTTGAGAAAACCATTGAATGCTTGACGCCAGATGGGTTTGCTCCGTTTCTGTCTTGCATATTAGACACAGATTCAGAGAAGAAAAGTTCAGTTCGCAAAGAATGCATTCGCTTGATGGGCACACTTGCAACTTTCCATGAGGGTCTTGTTGGACCTCATCTTGGAAAGATGGTAGCTAGCATTGTCAAGAGACTAAAGGACTCAGATTCTGTTGTAAGAGATGCTTGTGTAGAAACAGTTGGCATCTTGGCTTCCAAATTGAGTAGCAGTAGGGTAGAAACTGACGGGCTCTTTGTCATTCTAGTGAGGCCGCTTTTCGAAGCCCTTGGAGAGCAGAACAAGCATGTGCAGTCTGGTTCAGCATTGTGTTTGTCGCGGGTCATTGACAATATTCATGATCCTCCTGCTTCGGTCATGCAGAAAATGTTGGCAAGAACTGTTAAGTTGCTGAAGAATCCTCATTTCATGGCAAAACCTGCAGTCATTGAGTTGAATAGGAGTATCATTCTG GCTGGTGGTGCCCCGTCGCATAGTTCTCTAACTGCTGCACTGACAAGCATTCAGGAATCGCTGAAGAACAGTGACTGGGTAACGCGAAAAGCTGCCTGTGCTGCATTAGGAGATATTGGTTCTTGTGGTGCAGCATGCTTAGGCTCATACCGCATCTCATCTATCCGCTGTCTGGAATCATGTCGGTTCGACAAG GTGAAGCCAGTTAGAGACGTAGCTTTGCAGGCATTGCAGCTCTGGAAAAATCTTCCTGGCCCTGGTACACCTGAACCATCTGAAACTGGATCCTCTGTCAAAG AAACATCCTACAGAGATGATTATGGTGATGTTACCTGTGCCATTGACTCCACATTGAAGGATAATACACcgatgaaatttgataatgaattgGCTAAAAAAAGGGCTCCTCTCTCTTCTAGAAAAGCCGGAAGAACTTATATTGAGAAATCTCTGCAATCTGGAACAAATGAGTGGCAAATAGAAATTGCAATTCCAAGGAATCGTAACATTTCAGTAGCAGAGAATCAGAATGATGAATCTGAGGGTAGTTCTGTTACCAAGAGATGTGAAAGAATAAATTCTGACGTCAAAAGTATTAGTAATATTGGATACGAATATGTAGAAGTGGATGATAAACAGGAATGCTCATCTGTTTCTAATCTTTTTACTGAAAGCATCAAATCTGAGGTTGTCAAGAACCATTGTGATGCTTTTGACGATGCCAATTTGGTGAAGTCAACTGGAACCAGTCAACGGTTTGCAGCTGATGAAGTTAGCATTGAAGAGAGAAGATACTTGGCAAAAGTGCATGACCGTAGAAGCTTAGATTCGACTGTTACAGAATCAACTTCTCAGATTATGCCGGTGTGTTGTTCACAAACAGAAAAAGAGATAGTGTTAATCAGAAAGCACCTTTTGGAGATTGAAAATAAGCAATCTAATTTGATGGATATGCTAAAG GCCTTTACAACTTCCATAACGGATAGTGTGTCAATGGTACAGTCGAAGGTCTCAAATCTTGAAATAGTGGTTAGTAAGATGGCACAAGAACTTGTTCATGGAGGTAGATATTCCGATGTACTGGCAACCAAACTTCTGAAGGGAACTCCTAGTATTTCTTCCCCTAGACTTTCTACATGCACTCCAAGGCCATCTGTGGATAGCAACAAGCAACCTCCACTATTGCCAACTAAACATGCAGGAGTTTGGGAGAACACAGTTTCTAGGAGCAGATCTAACAGTTTTGGGAAACAAAATTCAGACATGTGGACTGATGCGACACTTAAGCCAACCAAAAGTTCTTTAGGGAGAGGAACCTCGGCAAGCTTTTATCGAGAAATTCATGAAGATTTAATGAGGCAAAATGGCGTACGTGATCCAGGTCTTCCTACTAAGGCAAGGGTAAATAAACTGGACACTAAGAGTAGACCACTGAAAGTTATGAATGATTATTTTTGCGATGGGGATCTGGATTCAGAATATGCTGAAGCTCTGTGTTCAAGGAATGAACTTCATTTGTTTGAGCTTCTGGAAAGAACAGGCCCTGTTCTggaaaatttatcacaaaagaCTGCAAGCGACCTACTAAGCACTTTGGCTTCCTACTTATTGGAGCAGAGATTTGTGAATTCTGTAGTTCCTTGGTTACAGCAG cTTGTGGATCTCATTAACATCCATGGACCAACTTATGTGGTGCTCTCCACAAAAGCAAAGCGAGACCTTTTGTATGCAATACAGGGAGCTGCcaaatttgatgtttttggtCCCGCAGAAAGGAAATTCTTTATCGAAATTAGCAAAGCATTGCACCAATTCTGGG GAAATGGGTCTTGCTAG